One part of the Dunckerocampus dactyliophorus isolate RoL2022-P2 chromosome 11, RoL_Ddac_1.1, whole genome shotgun sequence genome encodes these proteins:
- the LOC129190122 gene encoding heterogeneous nuclear ribonucleoprotein A0-like has product MSDQLCKLFVGGLNVDTDDDGLRKHFEQFGVLTDCVVVVNKQLQRSRCFGFVTYSTPEEADAAMNARPHNVDGNSVEVKRAMSREDANKPEALAKVKKIFVGGLKDDIEEDHLTEYFSQYGQIEKSEVISEKDTGKKRGFGFVYFTDHDAADKAVVVKFHTINGHKVEVKKALTKQEMQAANRPGMAPRGRPGRGMRGSQNGFGGRDYGGNYNYGNGGGYNGGGGYGGYGGHYGGGYGDQGSGYGGGNGYSDFGTGYGQHSSGYGPMKGGPFGGQRNPAPYTRGGGGGGYPRGGYCGY; this is encoded by the coding sequence ATGTCTGACCAGCTCTGTAAACTCTTTGTTGGAGGCCTCAACGTGGACACCGACGACGATGGTCTGCGTAAGCACTTCGAGCAGTTCGGGGTGCTGACCGACTGCGTTGTGGTGGTGAACAAGCAGCTGCAGAGGTCTCGCTGCTTTGGCTTCGTCACCTACTCGACGCCGGAGGAGGCAGACGCAGCCATGAATGCTAGGCCGCACAACGTCGACGGCAACTCTGTTGAGGTGAAGCGGGCCATGTCGCGAGAAGACGCAAACAAGCCGGAGGCCCTCGCAAAGGTGAAGAAAATCTTCGTCGGTGGTCTGAAAGACGACATCGAGGAAGATCACCTGACTGAGTATTTCTCCCAGTATGGTCAAATTGAAAAGTCTGAAGTCATCTCCGAGAAAGATACCGGCAAGAAGAGAGGCTTCGGCTTTGTTTACTTCACCGATCACGACGCCGCCGACAAAGCGGTGGTGGTAAAGTTCCACACCATTAATGGACATAAGGTGGAGGTGAAGAAGGCCCTCACCAAGCAAGAGATGCAGGCGGCAAATAGACCCGGCATGGCGCCGAGAGGAAGGCCAGGCCGTGGCATGAGGGGAAGTCAAAATGGCTTCGGAGGCAGAGACTATGGCGGAAACTACAACTACGGAAATGGCGGAGGCTACAATGGCGGCGGAGGATATGGTGGCTATGGCGGACATTACGGGGGTGGCTACGGAGACCAAGGAAGCGGATATGGTGGCGGAAACGGCTACAGCGACTTCGGCACCGGCTATGGCCAACACTCCTCTGGCTACGGTCCCATGAAAGGAGGCCCCTTCGGCGGTCAGAGGAACCCTGCCCCATACACCCGGGGAGGTGGCGGCGGTGGCTACCCGAGGGGCGGCTACTGTGGCTACTAG
- the LOC129190123 gene encoding heterogeneous nuclear ribonucleoprotein A0-like, with the protein MASKLCKLFVGGLNVETTDDGLRGYFEQYGVLNDCVVVMNQHLGRSRCFGFITYSTPEEADTAMASKPHVVDGHNVELKRAVAREDAHNPDISANVKKIFVGGVKDHIESENLSDYFSQFGVVEKAEIITDKQTGRKRGFGFVFFEDTDSATKAALTKFHTINGNKVEVKKAMSKQEMSTTGRGGGRGRGRGMQSFGGGRGGGFGGGGYGGGYGGGYGGGYNGGGGGYGGGYGGYEEYDNSMGGGYSNGDFGEGYGQQHSSYGAMKGGNYTFRSGAPYNRGGYGRGGYGGGY; encoded by the coding sequence ATGGCGTCCAAACTTTGCAAGCTTTTTGTCGGAGGCCTCAACGTGGAGACGACAGACGATGGTCTCCGTGGCTACTTCGAGCAGTATGGGGTGCTCAACGACTGCGTGGTGGTCATGAACCAGCATCTGGGACGTTCCCGCTGCTTCGGTTTCATAACCTACTCGACGCCGGAGGAGGCCGACACAGCAATGGCGTCCAAGCCACATGTCGTTGACGGACACAACGTGGAGCTGAAAAGAGCCGTCGCTCGGGAGGACGCACACAACCCGGACATCTCGGCCAACGTCAAGAAAATCTTCGTCGGCGGCGTGAAGGACCACATTGAGTCCGAGAACCTGAGCGACTACTTCTCCCAGTTCGGCGTCGTGGAGAAGGCCGAGATAATCACCGACAAGCAGACCGGCCGGAAGCGTGGCTTCGGCTTTGTCTTCTTCGAGGACACCGACTCTGCCACCAAGGCGGCGCTGACCAAGTTCCACACCATCAACGGAAACAAGGTGGAGGTGAAGAAGGCCATGAGCAAGCAGGAGATGTCTACCACTGGCCGCGGCGGCGGAAGGGGTCGCGGCAGAGGGATGCAGAGCTTTGGCGGTGGCAGAGGCGGCGGCTTCGGTGGGGGAGGCTATGGAGGCGGCTACGGGGGAGGTTATGGCGGCGGCTACAATGGCGGCGGCGGTGGCTATGGAGGCGGCTACGGGGGTTACGAAGAGTACGACAATAGTATGGGTGGCGGGTACAGCAACGGTGACTTTGGGGAGGGCTACGGACAGCAGCACTCCAGCTACGGTGCGATGAAGGGGGGAAACTACACCTTCAGGAGCGGGGCCCCATACAACAGAGGCGGCTACGGCAGGGGGGGCTACGGAGGCGGCTATTAG